Proteins found in one Populus alba chromosome 14, ASM523922v2, whole genome shotgun sequence genomic segment:
- the LOC118040989 gene encoding uncharacterized protein: protein MGGHGAVEVAKTVIEVADVAWKAMEFTQHHHLHENHQHEPVTDTKNKPVDEELESLRSENKRLRNLLEQNLKLLQNLAESPCLLNECPTHLYSHLVATVDSENFLTQLKSLQQASINETGIQFPFKEATGDDMQLVEVLISVDNKEPSRWVWVTEDMIPSNTEERSGIDDENYVVVTEENVVDGVAYFMAKCLVANPKAQKLTPEELQKILAKALGGVSKLEKVFDIWHAGTMFYTLGTWGLALAGLYRSRSVLRLAAKGIHATSKVVLKAL from the exons ATGGGAGGCCACGGCGCTGTAGAGGTAGCGAAGACGGTCATCGAGGTGGCTGACGTGGCATGGAAAGCGATGGAATTCACCCAGCACCACCACCTCCACGAAAATCACCAGCATGAACCGGTCACCGACACCAAAAATAAACCAGTGGATGAAGAACTGGAGTCTTTAAGATCGGAGAATAAGCGTTTGAGGAATTTGCTTGAGCAAAATTTGAAACTACTCCAAAATCTAGCTGAATCGCCTTGCTTATTAAACGAGTGCCCTACTCAC CTGTACAGCCATCTAGTAGCTACTGTGGATTCTGAGAATTTCTTGACTCAACTTAAATCCCTCCAGCAGGCTTCAATTAACGAAACTGGCATTCAGTTCCCTTTTAAAGAGGCTACAG ggGATGATATGCAATTAGTTGAGGTTCTAATCAGTGTTGATAACAAAGAACCTAGTCGGTGGGTTTGGGTAACAGAAGACATGATTCCTAGCAATACTGAAGAGCGGAGTGGTATTGATGACGAGAACTATGTGGTTGTTACTGAGGAGAATGTGGTGGACGGGGTTGCTTACTTCATGGCTAAATGCCTTGTAGCAAACCCGAAGGCACAG AAATTGACGCCAGAGGAGCTGCAGAAAA TTCTGGCAAAAGCTTTGGGTGGTGTGAGCAAATTGGAAAAGGTGTTTGATATCTGGCATGCCGGGACCATGTTTTATACCCTGGGAACCTGGGGGCTTGCTTTGGCAGG GTTGTATCGTAGTCGATCTGTTTTGAGGCTTGCTGCAAAGGGCATTCACGCTACCAGCAAAGTTGTTCTAAAGGCTCTCTAA